One Paenarthrobacter aurescens TC1 DNA window includes the following coding sequences:
- a CDS encoding putative subtilisin-like serine proteinase protein (identified by match to protein family HMM PF00082; match to protein family HMM PF02225): protein MAVGLPLLLSSMAMPAQAAPAPEAPGNVAGVAKKNLDPGSYKDGRYMVVLAEKPAATYDGGTAGLAPTKPEEGKKLDVDSAEVKQYQQHLQQKQQEVAQQENVTIKRDFTTAVNGFSATLTADQAINLAKDPKVLMVAPDTQYAPDYSTTDFLKLSGPNGTWATQYGGQDNAGKGTVVGVIDTGYTPSNPFFAGEPVGPLVGNPQVGVPYRTADGKIAMLKADGDTFVGECQPGTDTGADYDGSACNSKVLSTHYFADAFLETVPPENRAPEEVISPVDVDSHGTHTASTAAGNANVDAVVDGRSFGTTSGIAPAAKLSVYKVCWEDTDPATGGCYGSASVDAIEQAILDGVDVLNYSISGSTTSTTDPVSLAFLSAASAGIFVATSAGNSGPTASTVNHGAPWLTTVAATSFSQELQGTVEFSDGSKFRGASIMNREVTGAGVVLSTNAASGEGNAALCAPGSLDPAKVAGKVVVCDRGVVDRTAKSAEVLRGGGVGMILVNLTDSSLDTDKHIIPTVHVNPPATQTIKDKVTANPAITVSLLNRDTTGLPAEAQPQIAGFSSRGPLLATDSDLLKPDVSAPGVAILAGVSPIGTGGDNFGFLSGTSMASPHVAGFGALILAKNPQWSPATVKSAMMTTAGPVKLANGAVNKDVFATGAGQVDPAKVLSPGLVYDATTEDYLKFIQGTGMDLGMEGLGTTQARDMNVPSFALGNLAGKIEVTRTLTALTPGTYRASVNVPGVNVKVTPSVLTFGAPGEKKTFKVQFENNNAALGKFAMGSLNWQGANKTVTSPIAVRPQSVIADKALAFTGTGPNGSGTINITSGTNLPVGVTIDGLSKADSSAVELVPGPFAGETNASNYVKKVTVGEGSALAKFSVISSNEAADFDMLVVTPSGQQLPAATASASETLSVPNPAAGDYYVYANLYASPNNQATKATVDAAVLGANQGNASVTPNPIRLANGKTGQISLNWKNLEPGSYIGRLTFAGTSEPSFVTVLVNPGGAVVVPDEEDPKKDKKDKKHRGKIRADEPTQSNNAG, encoded by the coding sequence ATGGCCGTCGGCCTGCCGTTGCTGCTCTCGTCCATGGCGATGCCGGCCCAGGCCGCTCCCGCCCCGGAGGCGCCCGGGAATGTTGCAGGCGTGGCCAAGAAGAACCTTGACCCCGGCTCCTACAAGGACGGCCGTTACATGGTGGTCCTTGCCGAGAAGCCTGCAGCCACATACGACGGCGGCACGGCGGGCCTTGCGCCCACCAAGCCCGAAGAGGGCAAGAAACTGGACGTCGACAGTGCCGAGGTGAAGCAATACCAGCAGCACCTCCAACAGAAGCAGCAGGAAGTCGCCCAGCAGGAAAACGTCACCATCAAGCGTGACTTCACCACTGCCGTTAACGGCTTCAGTGCCACCCTTACGGCAGACCAAGCAATCAACCTCGCCAAGGATCCCAAGGTCCTCATGGTGGCGCCGGATACGCAGTACGCGCCGGACTACTCCACTACCGACTTCCTCAAGCTCAGCGGCCCCAACGGAACCTGGGCTACGCAGTACGGCGGCCAGGACAACGCCGGTAAGGGCACCGTTGTTGGCGTAATCGACACCGGCTACACCCCGTCCAACCCGTTCTTCGCCGGTGAGCCCGTTGGTCCGCTGGTGGGCAACCCCCAGGTCGGCGTTCCCTACCGCACCGCCGACGGCAAGATCGCCATGCTCAAAGCCGACGGCGATACTTTCGTCGGCGAATGCCAGCCAGGTACCGATACCGGCGCGGATTACGACGGCAGCGCCTGCAACTCCAAGGTCCTCAGCACCCACTACTTCGCGGACGCCTTCCTCGAAACAGTTCCGCCGGAAAACCGTGCCCCGGAAGAAGTCATTTCACCCGTGGACGTGGACAGCCACGGCACCCACACAGCCAGCACGGCAGCGGGCAACGCCAACGTTGACGCCGTCGTAGATGGCCGCAGCTTCGGAACAACCAGCGGCATCGCACCCGCCGCCAAGCTCTCCGTATATAAGGTCTGCTGGGAAGACACCGATCCCGCCACCGGCGGCTGCTACGGCTCCGCTTCCGTGGATGCAATCGAACAAGCCATCCTGGACGGCGTGGATGTCCTGAACTACTCCATCTCCGGTTCAACCACGTCCACCACGGATCCTGTGTCGTTGGCATTCCTGTCAGCCGCTTCCGCAGGCATCTTCGTGGCAACCTCGGCCGGCAACTCCGGACCGACCGCCAGCACCGTGAACCATGGAGCGCCGTGGTTGACTACCGTAGCCGCCACCTCCTTCTCGCAAGAGCTCCAGGGCACTGTTGAGTTCTCCGATGGCAGCAAATTCCGCGGAGCGTCCATCATGAACCGCGAGGTGACCGGGGCCGGCGTCGTGCTTTCCACCAACGCCGCAAGCGGTGAAGGCAACGCGGCACTCTGCGCCCCGGGCTCGCTGGACCCGGCCAAGGTAGCCGGCAAGGTTGTTGTCTGTGACCGCGGCGTTGTTGACCGGACCGCCAAGAGCGCGGAGGTTCTGCGCGGGGGTGGCGTTGGCATGATCCTGGTGAACCTGACTGATTCATCGTTGGACACCGATAAGCACATTATTCCCACGGTCCACGTGAACCCGCCCGCCACCCAGACCATCAAGGACAAGGTCACGGCCAACCCGGCCATCACCGTGTCCCTGCTAAACCGGGACACCACGGGCCTGCCTGCTGAAGCGCAGCCGCAGATCGCCGGATTCTCCTCCCGTGGTCCGCTGCTCGCCACGGACTCGGACCTGTTGAAGCCTGACGTGTCCGCGCCGGGCGTCGCGATCCTCGCAGGCGTTTCGCCGATCGGAACCGGAGGGGACAACTTCGGCTTCCTCTCCGGAACGTCCATGGCTTCCCCGCACGTTGCCGGTTTCGGCGCGCTGATCCTGGCCAAGAACCCCCAGTGGTCCCCGGCCACCGTGAAGTCCGCCATGATGACCACCGCTGGTCCGGTCAAGCTGGCCAACGGCGCCGTCAACAAGGACGTTTTTGCCACCGGTGCCGGGCAGGTGGATCCTGCGAAGGTACTCTCACCGGGCCTCGTGTACGACGCCACCACCGAGGACTACCTGAAGTTCATCCAAGGCACAGGCATGGACCTGGGCATGGAAGGGCTGGGCACCACCCAGGCACGCGACATGAACGTACCTTCCTTCGCCTTGGGCAACCTGGCCGGCAAGATCGAGGTCACTCGTACCCTGACGGCACTGACTCCGGGAACATACCGGGCGTCAGTCAACGTCCCCGGTGTCAACGTCAAAGTCACACCGTCAGTCCTAACCTTCGGGGCTCCCGGCGAGAAGAAGACCTTCAAGGTTCAGTTCGAAAACAACAACGCTGCCCTGGGCAAGTTCGCCATGGGTTCGCTGAACTGGCAGGGTGCCAACAAGACCGTCACCTCGCCCATCGCAGTGCGGCCGCAGTCAGTCATCGCGGATAAGGCGTTGGCCTTCACCGGAACGGGCCCCAACGGCTCCGGAACCATCAACATCACCTCAGGCACCAACCTGCCGGTGGGTGTGACCATTGATGGTCTTTCCAAGGCCGATTCCTCTGCAGTCGAGCTGGTTCCCGGTCCGTTCGCGGGCGAGACCAATGCGTCCAACTATGTGAAGAAGGTCACCGTTGGTGAGGGCAGCGCCCTTGCTAAGTTCTCGGTCATCTCCTCCAACGAGGCCGCGGACTTCGACATGCTGGTGGTCACCCCGTCCGGTCAGCAACTGCCGGCCGCCACCGCCTCAGCAAGTGAAACCCTGTCCGTGCCCAACCCGGCAGCAGGCGACTACTACGTCTACGCCAACCTGTACGCGAGCCCCAACAACCAGGCCACCAAGGCAACTGTTGATGCCGCGGTCCTGGGCGCCAATCAGGGCAACGCCTCCGTGACGCCGAATCCGATCCGCCTCGCCAACGGCAAGACCGGTCAGATTTCGCTGAACTGGAAGAACCTTGAACCCGGTTCCTACATTGGTCGTCTGACCTTCGCAGGAACCAGCGAGCCGAGCTTCGTCACCGTCCTGGTCAACCCGGGCGGAGCCGTGGTGGTTCCTGATGAGGAAGACCCGAAGAAGGACAAGAAGGACAAGAAGCACCGCGGCAAGATCCGCGCTGACGAGCCGACGCAGAGCAACAACGCCGGCTGA
- a CDS encoding putative lipoprotein, producing MRMRFVRPLPAVLAVAGLAACSGSPTPGTTGSATQAPSSSATSSSPSSTATPSASPTSTSAAPGQGNAELSITLLETPEAAPQMFTLVCTNGAPAAESSHPSAAEACTALKNSPSLLSPAPTRTDQACTMQYGGPATAKVTGSVDGKEVSASFNRTDGCQIGLWDAAKSVLGSDGGL from the coding sequence ATGCGCATGCGATTTGTTCGGCCCTTACCGGCAGTACTGGCCGTCGCCGGACTCGCCGCATGCTCAGGCAGCCCCACCCCGGGTACTACGGGAAGCGCAACCCAGGCGCCGTCGTCGTCGGCCACCTCCAGCAGCCCAAGCAGCACCGCAACTCCAAGCGCCTCCCCCACCAGCACCTCGGCGGCGCCGGGACAGGGGAACGCGGAGCTCTCCATCACGCTCCTTGAAACTCCGGAAGCGGCACCCCAGATGTTCACGCTCGTCTGCACAAACGGCGCGCCGGCAGCTGAGAGCAGCCACCCCTCGGCGGCCGAGGCCTGCACTGCACTCAAGAACAGCCCCTCCCTCCTGAGCCCGGCCCCCACCCGGACGGATCAGGCCTGCACCATGCAGTACGGCGGCCCGGCAACGGCCAAGGTAACCGGCTCCGTGGATGGCAAGGAGGTCAGCGCTTCCTTCAACCGCACGGATGGCTGCCAGATCGGCTTATGGGACGCCGCAAAGAGCGTCCTCGGTTCAGATGGCGGCCTCTAG
- a CDS encoding putative transcriptional regulator, MarR family (identified by match to protein family HMM PF01047): MTAVDESTPETDDLLLERQLCFALTVASRSVVGVYKPVLERLGLTHPQYLVMLALWERSPRTLKDISDSLLHEPATLSPLLRRLEEAELITRERVPGNERALAVKLTDKGAALREQATAVPGEIRERLQLSREEVAELHQAMTGLIAATQRNN; this comes from the coding sequence ATGACAGCCGTTGATGAGTCCACCCCCGAGACGGACGACCTCCTTCTGGAACGCCAGCTGTGCTTCGCCCTGACCGTGGCCTCCCGCAGTGTTGTTGGCGTCTACAAGCCTGTGCTGGAGCGCCTTGGACTCACCCATCCCCAGTACTTGGTAATGCTGGCCCTCTGGGAACGAAGCCCCCGGACCCTGAAAGACATCAGCGACAGCCTCCTCCACGAGCCTGCCACTCTCTCCCCTTTGCTGAGGCGTTTGGAGGAAGCCGAGCTGATCACCCGCGAGCGCGTACCCGGCAACGAGCGGGCGTTGGCCGTGAAGCTGACAGATAAAGGTGCCGCACTCCGCGAGCAGGCCACCGCTGTTCCGGGCGAGATCCGCGAGCGCCTGCAACTCAGCCGCGAAGAAGTAGCTGAACTCCACCAGGCCATGACCGGGCTGATCGCCGCCACCCAGCGGAACAACTAG
- a CDS encoding hypothetical protein (identified by Glimmer2; putative), with amino-acid sequence MAKESFTRKFMRATGKFRIIFGPAHSSSLDHEMTDANRKLLAQRQAETQQWETLRRPDGSTYVVPRNPEDKSLR; translated from the coding sequence GTGGCCAAGGAATCCTTCACTCGGAAATTCATGCGCGCGACAGGGAAGTTCCGGATAATTTTCGGCCCCGCGCACAGCAGCTCCCTGGACCACGAGATGACCGACGCCAACCGGAAACTGCTCGCCCAGCGCCAGGCTGAGACGCAGCAATGGGAAACCCTCCGCCGGCCCGACGGCAGCACCTATGTGGTGCCACGCAACCCGGAGGACAAGTCGCTGCGGTAA
- a CDS encoding putative glycine betaine/carnitine/choline ABC transporter (identified by match to protein family HMM PF00528), with protein MWAPILTPNEVKRRITLNDTLLSDLGQFLVKRSADIAESAAQHLVVVLVSLLIATVIGVGVGVLVWNKPISRSMAIAGAGVGLTIPSMALLALLIPVLGLGWTPTVVGLAFYALLPIIRNTVVGLREVPPAVSESALGMGMGTVKTLFRVQLPMAWPVVLTGVRVSAQLSMGIAAIAAYVGGPGLGEMIFKGLSSLGSKNALNFAVVGTVGVIVLALLLDGAFVLIRRVTTSRGLRV; from the coding sequence ATGTGGGCCCCGATCCTTACCCCCAATGAAGTGAAAAGGAGGATCACGTTGAACGACACCCTTCTGTCCGACCTTGGACAGTTCCTCGTCAAGAGATCGGCAGACATTGCCGAATCCGCCGCCCAGCACCTGGTGGTTGTCTTGGTTTCCCTGCTGATAGCAACGGTCATCGGTGTGGGGGTCGGTGTCCTTGTGTGGAACAAGCCCATCAGCCGCTCGATGGCCATCGCCGGGGCCGGTGTTGGCCTGACCATTCCGTCCATGGCGCTCCTGGCACTCCTTATCCCCGTGCTGGGACTCGGCTGGACTCCCACCGTTGTGGGTCTGGCCTTCTACGCGCTGCTCCCCATCATCCGCAACACGGTGGTGGGGCTGCGCGAAGTACCGCCGGCAGTGTCCGAATCCGCATTGGGCATGGGGATGGGCACCGTGAAGACCCTGTTCCGGGTCCAGCTGCCCATGGCTTGGCCGGTAGTGCTCACCGGAGTCCGTGTTTCGGCCCAACTGTCCATGGGTATCGCAGCCATCGCTGCTTATGTGGGTGGTCCCGGTCTGGGCGAAATGATCTTCAAAGGCCTGTCGAGCCTGGGGTCCAAGAACGCCCTGAACTTCGCCGTCGTCGGAACCGTCGGTGTCATTGTCCTTGCCCTGCTGCTGGATGGCGCGTTCGTGCTCATCCGCCGCGTTACTACCTCAAGGGGACTTCGTGTCTGA
- a CDS encoding putative glycine betaine/L-proline transport ATP binding subunit (identified by match to protein family HMM PF00005; match to protein family HMM TIGR01186), protein MSESTTPAAGARIVLKDVTKTYPGQVIPAVESFSMDIAPGELIMFVGPSGCGKTTTMKMINRIIEPSSGSITIDGEDVLSLNPNELRRRIGYVIQQIGLFPHMTIAENISVVPKLLGWDKKRTRDRVEELLAVVELDPKTFASRYPRQLSGGQQQRVGVARALAADPPVMLMDEPFGATDPITREKLQSEFLRLQEKLSKTIVFVTHDFDEAVRLGDRIAVLSERSQIEQFDTPANILANPANDYVSQFVGHGAALKRLGLIPVGHAALGPAGGQTAMTIGVDDSLRDALDALVLSGGLPVSVLDRNGSSVGTIDIERISAVLGAEILPPALAGGVRP, encoded by the coding sequence GTGTCTGAATCAACAACCCCGGCCGCCGGCGCCCGGATCGTCCTCAAGGACGTCACCAAGACCTACCCCGGTCAGGTGATTCCCGCCGTCGAATCCTTCTCCATGGACATCGCACCAGGCGAACTGATCATGTTCGTTGGTCCGTCCGGCTGCGGCAAGACCACCACTATGAAGATGATCAACCGGATCATCGAACCGAGCTCGGGCTCCATCACCATCGACGGTGAGGACGTCCTGTCCCTGAACCCCAACGAGCTGCGCCGTCGGATCGGCTACGTCATCCAGCAGATCGGCCTGTTCCCGCATATGACCATCGCGGAGAACATCTCGGTGGTGCCCAAGCTCCTGGGCTGGGACAAGAAGCGCACGCGGGACCGCGTCGAAGAGCTGCTGGCCGTCGTCGAGCTTGACCCCAAAACGTTCGCCTCCCGCTACCCGCGCCAACTGTCCGGCGGGCAGCAACAGCGTGTTGGCGTTGCGCGGGCCTTGGCCGCGGATCCGCCCGTGATGCTCATGGACGAACCCTTCGGTGCCACGGATCCCATCACCCGGGAAAAGCTGCAAAGTGAATTCCTCCGCCTGCAGGAGAAACTGAGCAAGACCATCGTGTTCGTCACGCACGACTTCGATGAAGCGGTTCGGCTCGGCGACAGGATCGCGGTGCTGTCCGAACGAAGCCAGATCGAGCAGTTCGACACCCCCGCGAACATCCTGGCCAATCCCGCCAACGATTATGTGTCCCAGTTCGTAGGACACGGTGCCGCCCTAAAGCGGCTGGGACTCATCCCTGTGGGCCACGCGGCGCTGGGTCCGGCCGGGGGACAAACCGCCATGACCATAGGTGTGGACGACTCCCTGCGGGACGCGCTGGATGCCTTGGTGCTGTCCGGTGGCCTTCCCGTATCGGTCCTGGACCGGAACGGCAGTTCTGTGGGAACCATCGACATCGAACGAATCTCCGCTGTCCTCGGCGCCGAAATTCTCCCGCCAGCCCTTGCCGGGGGAGTGCGGCCATGA
- the opuCB gene encoding Glycine betaine/carnitine/choline transport system permease (identified by match to protein family HMM PF00528): protein MTAQATRDLATSFGTASNRKGKYFSFKRFGTPLIIVGALLALFLWISSLTLDSIELRTLNWDYLADRTREHLLLTVTASAIVSLIAIPAGIALSRVHSKAVHAVVFGIANVGQATPAIGLVILLAIVWKTGFEVALVGLVAYSVLPVLRNTLVGLQQVDSSLTEAAKGMGMRPLEVLARIELPLAVPVIIAGLRTALVFCVGVATVATFINAGGLGDMIVNGLKLQRWPVLITGAVVVSCIALTIDWLAGLAEDLLKPKGI, encoded by the coding sequence ATGACTGCGCAGGCAACGCGGGATCTGGCCACGTCCTTCGGCACCGCCTCAAACCGCAAAGGCAAGTACTTCTCCTTCAAACGGTTCGGAACACCGCTGATCATCGTGGGCGCATTGCTGGCATTGTTCCTCTGGATCTCCTCGCTGACGCTCGATTCCATTGAGTTGCGCACCCTGAACTGGGACTACCTTGCCGATCGGACCAGGGAACACCTCCTGCTGACCGTCACGGCGTCCGCGATCGTGTCCCTGATTGCCATCCCGGCAGGTATTGCCCTGAGCAGGGTGCATTCCAAGGCTGTCCACGCAGTGGTGTTCGGGATTGCCAACGTGGGGCAGGCAACACCCGCCATCGGCTTGGTGATCCTGCTGGCCATCGTGTGGAAGACAGGCTTTGAAGTGGCACTGGTAGGCCTGGTTGCCTACTCGGTCCTTCCTGTCCTCCGGAACACCCTGGTGGGACTCCAACAGGTTGACTCCAGCCTCACGGAAGCGGCCAAGGGCATGGGCATGCGTCCGCTGGAAGTGCTGGCCCGCATCGAGCTCCCTTTGGCCGTGCCGGTGATCATTGCCGGACTTCGGACCGCGCTGGTGTTCTGCGTCGGCGTCGCCACAGTGGCCACATTCATCAACGCCGGCGGCCTGGGCGACATGATCGTCAACGGCCTGAAACTCCAGCGCTGGCCCGTCCTCATCACCGGAGCCGTGGTGGTCTCCTGCATTGCCCTCACCATCGACTGGCTGGCAGGCCTCGCAGAGGACCTGCTCAAGCCCAAAGGCATCTGA